Proteins found in one Litorihabitans aurantiacus genomic segment:
- a CDS encoding ABC transporter permease has protein sequence MSPAETTPEPTEPTEPAVAESPDSPDAPTRRRGAFGRLLRSELGLVLGRRRNQLLLALLTSVPILLGIVLAIVSDSAYAGQGPGFIDRVGGNGLFLVVTSLFLCTPFLLPLVTSIAAGDAIAGEAGGGTLRYLLTVPVRRGTLLVAKALASMTFMLVAVTLVTAAALLAGGLLFGFGDLTLLSGQSIPLADGVLRMLGVAAYVAMSLTGLVAVGLFFSTLAEVPVGVMAATVVVAIVSTVLDSLPQLSAIHPFLLTHHWFDFAEFLRFEPSWSLLGQGLALQAAWVAVFGSLAWARFTTADITS, from the coding sequence ATGTCGCCCGCTGAGACCACGCCCGAACCGACAGAGCCCACAGAGCCCGCCGTCGCCGAGTCCCCCGACTCGCCCGACGCGCCCACCCGCCGTCGCGGCGCGTTCGGTCGCCTGCTGCGCAGCGAGCTCGGCCTCGTGCTCGGCCGCCGCCGCAACCAGCTGCTGCTCGCGCTCCTGACCTCCGTGCCGATCCTGCTCGGCATCGTGCTCGCGATCGTCAGCGACAGCGCGTACGCCGGGCAGGGGCCGGGCTTCATCGACCGGGTCGGCGGGAACGGGCTGTTCCTCGTCGTGACGTCGCTGTTCCTGTGCACCCCGTTCCTGCTCCCGCTCGTCACCTCGATCGCCGCCGGTGACGCGATCGCCGGCGAGGCGGGCGGCGGCACCCTGCGCTACCTCCTGACGGTGCCCGTGCGGCGCGGCACGCTGCTCGTGGCGAAGGCGCTGGCGTCGATGACGTTCATGCTCGTGGCGGTGACGCTCGTGACGGCGGCGGCCCTGCTCGCCGGCGGCCTGCTGTTCGGGTTCGGCGACCTCACCCTGCTCTCGGGCCAGAGCATCCCGCTGGCCGACGGCGTGCTGCGCATGCTCGGCGTCGCGGCCTACGTCGCGATGTCGCTGACGGGCCTGGTCGCCGTCGGGCTCTTCTTCTCGACCCTCGCGGAGGTGCCGGTCGGCGTGATGGCGGCGACCGTCGTCGTCGCCATCGTCTCCACCGTGCTCGACTCGCTGCCGCAGCTCTCCGCGATCCACCCGTTCCTGCTGACGCACCACTGGTTCGACTTCGCCGAGTTCCTGCGGTTCGAGCCCTCGTGGTCGCTGCTCGGCCAGGGCCTCGCGCTGCAGGCGGCCTGGGTGGCGGTCTTCGGCAGCCTCGCGTGGGCGCGCTTCACGACGGCGGACATCACGTCCTGA